In the genome of Desulfopila inferna, the window ACAGTCATAAAAATATTACGATACACGGTGTCAATGTTTCACCTAACACAATCAGTGAGAATCGTCAAGAATACAAAATGTTAGAAATTGTTTCCCCCAAATCCAGGGAAACTTCAAATAAAGAAATACCTATCGAAATAAAGAGTTCTGACTGGACAGGAGTATTCACAAAGCTACAAAATAGTATTCGTGTTCGCCACTATTCACAGACAACTTTGAAAACCTATAGTGGTTGGGTGAGAAAGTTTCAGGCATTTACCAAGAGTAAGGATCCCAGGTTACTGGGGACTGAAGATGTAAAGGAATTTTTAACATCACTGGCTGTGGAAAAAAGGGTTGCGGCTTCCACCCAAAACCAGGCTTTTAATGCATTATTATTTTTCTACCGCCACGTCCTTGGTAAAGAGTTCGGTAAGGTGGAAGGCGTCGTCAGGGCAAAGCGTAAACCGTATATACCCGTAGTGCTCAGCAGAGAAGAAATAGACCAAATCTTGGCGAAGTTAAATATGCCTTATCATTTGATCATCAGCCTGATGTACGGGTGTGGTTTACGTATCTCTGAGTGTCTTTCTCTTCGGGTTAATAATTTTAATTTTGACATGAAAGTGCTCACTATTCACGATGGAAAAGGAAAAAAGGATAGAACGGTTCCCATCCCTGATATTTTGCTCAGCCAACTCAAAACACAACTGGAGAGTGTCATAGCACTGCATGAAAGAGATTGCCAGGGCGGATATTCAGGTGTTTTCCT includes:
- a CDS encoding phage integrase N-terminal SAM-like domain-containing protein — its product is MLEIVSPKSRETSNKEIPIEIKSSDWTGVFTKLQNSIRVRHYSQTTLKTYSGWVRKFQAFTKSKDPRLLGTEDVKEFLTSLAVEKRVAASTQNQAFNALLFFYRHVLGKEFGKVEGVVRAKRKPYIPVVLSREEIDQILAKLNMPYHLIISLMYGCGLRISECLSLRVNNFNFDMKVLTIHDGKGKKDRTVPIPDILLSQLKTQLESVIALHERDCQGGYSGVFLPNQLEVKYKNAARELVWQWFFPAKQLTVVENNNELRRYHVH